A single window of Vespula pensylvanica isolate Volc-1 chromosome 23, ASM1446617v1, whole genome shotgun sequence DNA harbors:
- the LOC122636803 gene encoding vitellogenin receptor — MLRLLRILLCCISILQVLSEDFECKKPEWFQCDNGRCISYTFECDGENDCDDLSDEKECFNFKLKPPPVNCSTEEFKCDDNTCIPIEKFCDTWNDCSDNSDEYNGCIKDKQCKNFRCNDGHCVRNEWVCDGTKDCPDGTDEINCDGISLPPNKCTNEIDRYLCQNQRCISMNQTCDKKDDCGDNSDEDLDECTKSENLCSHVQKCEQICRRTPRGPACSCWSGYKLINNRTCEDINECEIFGTCYQHCTNNAGSYICSCNPGYNLQEDKRSCKADAGEALMFLASKTEIRGYYIDSKIYFPVLNNLQHAVGIAVDAENIYWTDVNHGEEAIFKSDQYGTNKTVIVTAGVSTSEDVAVDWVTGNIYFTDSSYKRIGVCDENGTYCTVVIKENIEKPRAIVLSSKSGIMYWSDWSSNSHIAMASMDGKNHIKFVKDNIDWPNGLTIDDPNDRLYWVDAKLKIIESIRLDGRDRRTILTDVVNHPYSLAIFENKLYWNDWSSNTIESCDKFTGKDWKTLLHTTSMTYGIQIYHSVFKPKILNPCSYNPCSQICLLNSNNSYTCACTLDTELAADNHACRVIKKKEHIMIASGSTFIDYYHELLGKPKMSLSKTMKYITALAYDSLTGDILVNDQLTNMIYRYNMSTGLFESIMTVTNEVLGDMDFDFVGNNLYWSDIKEKTIEVHSFDTKGKTVFYFHEEPHDISLAFEERMMYVVFRSGDVYRIHKLQMNGLGPRVTLVDQNLLGPKISLCYDSETKRLYWADQGAGNIDSISGQGDNKYLFRTGLSEPMSLAILGENVFWTQRESNNLFWGHKNKDLQLLKKIPLEIPNKFNTIHLMAMHGVYYNNNEQGCRKNNGNCSHVCLPSDHNSYICACPPGMMLNHDMQTCILQSVCAEDEIKCSEHNTCIKLKQKCDGRIDCPNGEDESNECDRIGLCEKNQFACRNGECISLESHCNSRYDCKDHSDEENCTAVKCTSDEFECHEGGCISKYFVCNSKFDCPDFSDELNCNSHTCSSNDFKCDIGTCIPNSWVCDGDIDCYDGSDEDRKCIQTICKDNLYTCKNNHCIDKLLLCNGFDDCGDNSDEDHCSHGEKMKLVICNKDEFRCYDTNICLPKSKRCNGQQDCPKNDDEHNCPNCQHGEYTCENNKCITQEWVCDKFDDCGDSSDEKYCSGDSLKIKGIVFKNDCKEFRCNDGKCLPFSKVCDKYEDCSDGSDEFKECMQACMINNPCKHVCHKTPLGPVCACNTGYRLAPDRVSCVDVNECEDSVCSQICHNTQGSFICSCESGYVLQKDKISCKATGSQMEIITVAGYDVRKSTLTLSEIEVIHHDPNFEIYGLDINVKENAVYWSNVILGTITKINVKTKEKKIVDVGRPGAIAVDWITDNVYFYSDNRPYAIKVCNLEQGKCAKVLTINGTGKVQSISVDPIKGLLFWSQTDWLSQSGPRSEIYKSSMTGTHVTAIVTRHLGVVQKLTIDYRKSRLYWGDTQLNVIESSNLDGSDRKIFLETEFQPLDVKVYQDSLYWLLSNTGNIRKCKLNSKTTCTTVVGSQIVTKHFTIFHNTMQPLVRNKCQGQECAYMCLLNEQNFTCFCQYGKSIDNDFACKEDSKIYISSISLDEQKRANTQNKGTIAGIAIVLVAVITILSAYYYYQQLKINRRKKNDMSIHFQNPSYDEKNEIQNSFNCMVSALPPGEHEYINPIINISSKFDDQEKERQKIIEVQYSDHSESEIEDTQYSQNSKLLR, encoded by the exons ATGGCATATCTTTACCGCCTAACAAATGCACCAATGAGATCGATCGTTATCTTTGTCAAAATCAACGATGTATCTCGATGAATCAAACATGTGATAAGAAAGATGATTGTGGTGATAATTCAGATGAAGATCTTGATGAGTGTACGAAAT ctGAGAATCTCTGTTCACACGTTCAAAAATGTGAACAAATTTGTAGAAGAACACCGAGAGGTCCTGCTTGTTCCTGCTGGTCAGGATACAAGTTAATAAACAACCGCACCTGTGAAG ATATAAACGAATGTGAAATATTTGGAACCTGTTATCAACATTGTACGAACAATGCCGGATCTTACATTTGTTCCTGCAATCCAGGCTACAATTtgcaagaagataaaagaagttGCAAAGCCGACG cTGGAGAAGCATTAATGTTTTTGGCCTCGAAAACAGAGATTCGTGGATATTATATAGactcaaaaatatattttcccgTACTTAACAATTTGCAACACGCTGTTGGAATAGCCGTTGATGCAGAGAATATTTATTGGACAGATGTTAATCATGGTGAAGAAGCTATATTTAAAAGTGATCAGTATGGGACAAATAAAACAGTGATCGTTACTGCag GTGTGAGTACATCAGAAGATGTAGCAGTTGATTGGGTAACTGGAAATATATACTTCACTGATAGTTCATATAAACGTATTGGAGTATGCGATGAAAATGGAACATATTGTACAGTAGTGATCAaggaaaatatagagaaaCCAAGAGCTATAGTTCTTTCATCTAAATCTgg taTAATGTATTGGTCTGATTGGAGCTCGAATTCACACATCGCGATGGCATCGATGGATggaaaaaatcatattaaatttgtcAAGGATAATATTGATTGGCCAAATGGTTTAACGATTGATGATCCAAATGATAGATTGTATTGGGTCgatgcaaaattaaaaattattgaatctaTACGTTTGGATGGTAGAGATAGGAGa ACAATATTAACCGATGTGGTAAACCATCCGTATTCTTTAgcgatttttgaaaataaattatattggaATGATTGGTCCTCGAACACCATAGAATCTTGTGATAAATTCACAGGAAAGGATTGGAAAACTTTGCTTCATACGACTAGTATGACCTATGGGATTCAAATTTATCACTCTGTTTTTAAACCAAaa attTTAAATCCATGTAGTTATAATCCTTGCTCACAAATTTGCCTgttaaattcaaataatagtTACACTTGTGCTTGTACATTGGATACAGAACTTGCTGCTGATAATCACGCTTGTAGAG tgattaagaagaaagaacatatTATGATCGCAAGTGGAAGTACTTTTATAGATTACTATCATGAACTTCTGGGTAAACCGAAAATGAGCTTAAgtaaaacaatgaaatatatcacTGCTTTGGCATATGACTCTTTAACAG gTGACATTCTTGTCAATGATCAACTCACAAATATGATTTATCGTTACAATATGAGTACTGGTCTGTTCGAAAGTATAATGACTGTGACTAATGAGGTACTCGGTGACATGGATTTTGACTTTGTtggtaataatttatactggtctgatataaaagagaagactATTGAAGTTCATAGTTTTGATACAAAAGGGAAGACTGTCTTTTACTTTCACGAGGAACCGCATGATATCTCATTGGCATTTGAAGAACG AATGATGTACGTAGTATTTCGTTCTGGTGACGTATATCGTATACATAAACTACAAATGAATGGACTGGGTCCACGAGTAACTTTAGTGGATCAGAATTTACTTGGTCCAAAAATTTCCTTGTGTTACGACAGTGAAACTAAGAGATTATACTGGGCTGATCAAGGTGCTGGTAATATTGATAGTATCTCTGGTCAAG GagacaataaatatttatttcgaactGGTTTATCAGAACCAATGAGCCTTGCAATACTtggagaaaatgttttttggACTCAACGAGAatctaacaatttattttgGGGGCACAAAAACAAAGATTTGCaacttttgaagaaaattccTTTGG AAATACCCAATAAATTCAATACAATACATTTAATGGCTATGCATGGAGtgtattataacaataatgagCAAGGTTGtcgtaaaaataatggaaactGTTCTCATGTATGTCTACCAAGCGATCATAATTCttat atCTGTGCTTGCCCACCAGGAATGATGTTGAATCATGATATGCAAACGTGTATCCTTCAGTCAGTTTGTGCAGAGGATGAAATTAAATGTTCAGAACACAATACCTGCataaaattgaaacaaaa ATGTGATGGAAGAATAGATTGTCCTAATGGTGAAGATGAATCAAATGAATGTGATCGTATTGGATTATgcgaaaaaaatcaatttgcCTGTAGAAATGGAGAATGCATAAGTCTTGAAAGTCATTGCAATTCACGTTACGATTGTAAGGATCATTCGGATGAGGAAAATTGTACTGCTGTTAAATGTACATCCG ATGAATTCGAGTGCCACGAAGGTGGCTGCATATCAAAGTATTTTGTTTGTAACTCCAAGTTTGATTGTCCTGATTTTTCCGACGAACTGAATTGCAACTCGCATACTTGTTCTTCCAATGATTTTAAGTGCGATATTGGTACATGTATTCCGAATAGTTGGGTCTGTGATGGTGAT atcgATTGCTATGATGGATCAGACGAAGATCGAAAATGTATACAAACCATTTGCAAGgacaatttatatacatgtaagaATAACCACTGTATAGACAAATTGTTACTTTGCAATGGTTTCGATGATTGTGGTGATAATTCTGATGAAGATCATTGCTCCCATggggaaaaaatgaaactcGTAATTTGTAATAAGGACGAATTCAGATGCTACGATACTAATATATGTCTTCCTAAAAGTAAAAG ATGTAATGGTCAACAGGATTGTCCAAAGAACGATGATGAACATAATTGTCCAAATTGTCAACATGGTGAATACACCTGtgaaaataacaaatgtatAACGCAAGAATGGGTATGCGATAAATTTGATGATTGTGGTGATAGTTCTGATGAAAAGTATTGTAGCGGAGATAGCTTGAAAATTAAGGGTATAGTCTTCAAGAATGATTGTAAAGAGTTTCGTTGTAATGATGGCAAATGTCTTCCTTTTAGCAAAGTTTGCGATAAATATGAAGATTGTTCAGATGGCAGCGATGAGTTTAAAGAATGCA TGCAGGCATGCATGATAAACAATCCCTGTAAACATGTGTGTCACAAAACACCATTAGGACCTGTTTGTGCTTGTAATACTGGATATCGTTTAGCTCCTGATAGAGTAAGTTGTGTCGATGTAAATGAATGCGAGGACAGTGTATGTTCTCAGATTTGTCATAATACTCAAGGCTCATTCATATGTTCTTGTGAAAGTGGATATGTCTTACAAAAGGACAAAATTTCTTGTAAAGCTACTG gCTCACAAATGGAGATAATAACAGTTGCTGGATATGACGTGAGAAAAAGTACGTTGACATTGAGCGAGATTGAGGTCATCCATCACGATCCAAATTTCGAGATTTATGGGCTCGACATTAATGTGAAAGAGAATGCTGTTTATTGGTCTAACG TTATACTTggaacaataacaaaaataaatgtcaaaacaaaagaaaaaaagatagttgATGTTGGAAGACCTGGAGCTATTGCAGTTGATTGGATAACGGACAATGTCTATTTTTACAGTGATAATCGTCCATATGCTATCAAg GTATGCAATTTGGAGCAAGGAAAGTGTGCAAAAGTTTTGACTATCAATGGAACTGGCAAAGTACAATCGATCAGCGTTGATCCAATCAAagg CTTGTTATTTTGGAGTCAAACTGATTGGCTGTCACAAAGTGGACCAAGaagtgaaatatataaatcaagtATGACTGGTACACATGTTACAGCAATAGTTACTCGACATCTCGGCGTTGTTCAAAAACTAACAATAGATTATAGAAAATCACGATTATATTGGGGTGACACGCaattaaatgttattgaaTCATCAAACTTAGATGGTTctgatcgtaaaatatttttagaaacagag TTTCAACCTTTGGATGTTAAAGTCTATCAAGATTCTCTTTACTGGTTACTTTCCAATACAGGTAACATAAggaaatgtaaattaaatagCAAGACTACTTGTACGACTGTTGTTGGTTCTCAAATTGTTACTAAACATTTCACCATTTTTCATAACACCATGCAACCATTAg tacGGAACAAATGTCAAGGTCAGGAATGTGCTTACATGTGCCTACTGAATGAACAAAATTTTACATGTTTTTGTCAATATGGTAAATCAATAGATAACGATTTTGCGTGTAAGGaagattcaaaaatatatatttcatcaatATCGTTAGATGAACAAAAAAGAGCTAATACTCAAAATAAAGGAACGATAGCTGGCATAGCTATTGTATTGGTCGCAGTAATCACCATTTTATCTgcttattattactatcaacaactgaaaataaatcgtaggaagaaaaatgatatgaG tatacattttcaaaatccttcctatgatgaaaaaaatgaaattcagaATTCATTCAATTGTATGGTATCAGCTTTACCACCTGGTGAACACGAATACATCAAtccaataattaatatatcaagcaag TTTGACGAtcaggaaaaggaaagacaaaaaataatcgaagttCAATATTCAGATCATTCAGAAAGTGAAATCGAAGATACACAATACTCACAAAATTCAAAACTGTTACGTTaa
- the LOC122636807 gene encoding MOB kinase activator-like 2 isoform X3 gives MFGLGSRKVLKYSAIDPSLSIDVEDTVTCFCRKARRKEKDAGTTEDPKLYLEEATLERQLPELDLRMLVDLPPGLDYNEWLASHTLALFDHINLVYGTISEFCTMTGCPDMTGPGLRTYLWFDEKGKKTRVAAPQYIDYVMTFTQRTVSDETIFPTKYANEFPSSFESIVRKILRLLYHVVAHIYHCHFREVALLGLHAHLNCVFAHLTLLNQRFNLIDPKETEILGDLEAALLGDSSSTPSQTLAIQETPTTTS, from the exons ATGTTCGGTCTTGGGAGCAGGAAGGTCCTGAAATACTCCGCCATCGACCCTTCGCTCTCCATCGATGTCGAGGACACGGTCACGTGCTTCTGCAG AAAAGCCcgacgaaaggagaaagatgcGGGAACTACAGAGGATCCTAAACTCTATTTGGAAGAGGCAACTTTAGAAAGACAGCTGCCTGAGTTAGACTTAAGAATGCTAGTTGATCTGCCACCTGGTTTGGATTATAACGAGTGGCTAGCATCGCATACCCTCGCACTGTTCGATCATATTAATCTCGTGTATGGTACTATATCCGAGTTTTGCACTATGACTGGTTGCCCAGATATGACTGGTCCTGGTCTGAG GACATATTTATGGTTTGACGAGAAGGGTAAGAAAACGAGGGTGGCAGCGCCACAGTATATAGATTATGTTATGACATTCACACAACGCACCGTTAGCGATGAAACTATATTTCCTACTAAATATG caAATGAATTTCCAAGTTCGTTCGAATCAATAGTGCGTAAGATCCTGCGGCTACTGTACCATGTGGTGGCACACATTTACCACTGCCACTTCCGAGAGGTGGCACTTTTGGGGTTGCACGCTCACCTCAATTGTGTATTTGCTCACCTCACTCTCCTTAATCAACGCTTCAATCTTATTGATCCCAAGGAAACGGAAATCCTAGGAGACTTAGAGGCTGCTCTTTTGG gTGATTCATCATCCACGCCTTCGCAAACTTTAGCCATCCAGGAGACTCCGACCACAACCAGCTAG
- the LOC122636807 gene encoding MOB kinase activator-like 2 isoform X2 yields MMRCRTRTVAYEISTRTSVSRCLREGENIISVSARKARRKEKDAGTTEDPKLYLEEATLERQLPELDLRMLVDLPPGLDYNEWLASHTLALFDHINLVYGTISEFCTMTGCPDMTGPGLRTYLWFDEKGKKTRVAAPQYIDYVMTFTQRTVSDETIFPTKYANEFPSSFESIVRKILRLLYHVVAHIYHCHFREVALLGLHAHLNCVFAHLTLLNQRFNLIDPKETEILGDLEAALLGDSSSTPSQTLAIQETPTTTS; encoded by the exons ATGATGCGGTGTAGGACCAGAACTG TCGCATACGAAATTTCCACGAGGACGTCAGTCTCTCGTTGTCTCAGAGAGGGCGAGAACATCATATCCGTTAGTGCTCG AAAAGCCcgacgaaaggagaaagatgcGGGAACTACAGAGGATCCTAAACTCTATTTGGAAGAGGCAACTTTAGAAAGACAGCTGCCTGAGTTAGACTTAAGAATGCTAGTTGATCTGCCACCTGGTTTGGATTATAACGAGTGGCTAGCATCGCATACCCTCGCACTGTTCGATCATATTAATCTCGTGTATGGTACTATATCCGAGTTTTGCACTATGACTGGTTGCCCAGATATGACTGGTCCTGGTCTGAG GACATATTTATGGTTTGACGAGAAGGGTAAGAAAACGAGGGTGGCAGCGCCACAGTATATAGATTATGTTATGACATTCACACAACGCACCGTTAGCGATGAAACTATATTTCCTACTAAATATG caAATGAATTTCCAAGTTCGTTCGAATCAATAGTGCGTAAGATCCTGCGGCTACTGTACCATGTGGTGGCACACATTTACCACTGCCACTTCCGAGAGGTGGCACTTTTGGGGTTGCACGCTCACCTCAATTGTGTATTTGCTCACCTCACTCTCCTTAATCAACGCTTCAATCTTATTGATCCCAAGGAAACGGAAATCCTAGGAGACTTAGAGGCTGCTCTTTTGG gTGATTCATCATCCACGCCTTCGCAAACTTTAGCCATCCAGGAGACTCCGACCACAACCAGCTAG
- the LOC122636807 gene encoding MOB kinase activator-like 2 isoform X1 yields MLRSPARVILHQEGNNVTSGVSSSSSTMSAPATPVHHGGGGGSTTTTTTTTTTPASSSSRLSLLDTCHRKIRLFGELVAKARRKEKDAGTTEDPKLYLEEATLERQLPELDLRMLVDLPPGLDYNEWLASHTLALFDHINLVYGTISEFCTMTGCPDMTGPGLRTYLWFDEKGKKTRVAAPQYIDYVMTFTQRTVSDETIFPTKYANEFPSSFESIVRKILRLLYHVVAHIYHCHFREVALLGLHAHLNCVFAHLTLLNQRFNLIDPKETEILGDLEAALLGDSSSTPSQTLAIQETPTTTS; encoded by the exons ATGTTACGTTCACCTGCTCGAGTTATACTCCATCAGGAGGGAAACAACGTAACTTCAGGTGTATCGTCGTCCTCATCGACAATGTCAGCACCTGCAACTCCTGTTCATcatggtggtggaggtggtagtacaactactactactactactactactaccccAGCAAGCTCATCGTCACGACTCTCCCTTCTCGACACCTGCCACAGGAAAATCAGGCTCTTCGGCGAGCTCGTCGC AAAAGCCcgacgaaaggagaaagatgcGGGAACTACAGAGGATCCTAAACTCTATTTGGAAGAGGCAACTTTAGAAAGACAGCTGCCTGAGTTAGACTTAAGAATGCTAGTTGATCTGCCACCTGGTTTGGATTATAACGAGTGGCTAGCATCGCATACCCTCGCACTGTTCGATCATATTAATCTCGTGTATGGTACTATATCCGAGTTTTGCACTATGACTGGTTGCCCAGATATGACTGGTCCTGGTCTGAG GACATATTTATGGTTTGACGAGAAGGGTAAGAAAACGAGGGTGGCAGCGCCACAGTATATAGATTATGTTATGACATTCACACAACGCACCGTTAGCGATGAAACTATATTTCCTACTAAATATG caAATGAATTTCCAAGTTCGTTCGAATCAATAGTGCGTAAGATCCTGCGGCTACTGTACCATGTGGTGGCACACATTTACCACTGCCACTTCCGAGAGGTGGCACTTTTGGGGTTGCACGCTCACCTCAATTGTGTATTTGCTCACCTCACTCTCCTTAATCAACGCTTCAATCTTATTGATCCCAAGGAAACGGAAATCCTAGGAGACTTAGAGGCTGCTCTTTTGG gTGATTCATCATCCACGCCTTCGCAAACTTTAGCCATCCAGGAGACTCCGACCACAACCAGCTAG
- the LOC122636806 gene encoding uncharacterized protein LOC122636806, with protein sequence MTSEEDCPCTDRSEPSNMTSLRTDISSMINSYESYVKITEEEKKTVEEPYKKTINQELPEVINHREMTQFEPVIPCYCHVPIINGYTLPVKYTKDNHHKHRSFWSSFRSKWSDNKYLDDRNRNYKIKLQRNTPYKSLNKITNGNVKTKPEEKIKFQADKLSQGDKKRENLAERIDIYYFDHGNSAYYRTTDSPPILKTEKCAEKTDQAATRFWAEIFGTIHIGTAFITAFILQLIRFILFSLIRPLTVGILQLFADYFVKPLLSIIFNALIQPILILLYNIATSIKDLCEPLAETVGLFLREIANLCRSIRIIEIRYENKGSST encoded by the exons atgactTCGGAAGAAGATTGTCCTTGTACGGACAGGTCCGAACCTTCGAATATGACGTCTTTACGTACTGACATAAGTTCGATGATAAATTCTTATGAATCTTATGTAAAAATTactgaagaagagaaaaaaacagtcGAAGAACCTTACAAAA AGACTATTAATCAAGAATTACCAGAAGTAATAAATCATCGAGAAATGACGCAATTCGAGCCTGTTATACCTTGCTATTGTCATGTTccaataat aAATGGTTACACGTTACCAGTAAAGTACACAAAAG ataATCACCATAAACATCGTTCATTTTGGTCTAGTTTTCGTAGCAAATGGTCTGATAACAAATATCTCGATGATagaaatcgaaattataaaattaaattacaacgAAATACACCTTACAAG tctttaaataaaatcacgaATGGTAATGTAAAAACAAAAcccgaagaaaaaataaaatttcaagctGACAAATTAAGTCAaggtgataaaaaaagagaaaatcttgCCGAGAGAATCGACATTTATTACTTCGATCATGGAAATTCTGC ATATTATCGAACAACAGATTCACCACCTATATTAAAGACAGAAAAATGTGCTGAAAAGACCGACCAAGCAGCAACACGTTTTTGGGCTGAAATATTTGGCACCATTCATATAGGAACAGCATTTATAACAGCTTTTATTCTACAATTGATAAGATTCATATTATTCAGTCTTATTCGGCCATTGACTGTTGGTATATTGCAATTATTTGCAGATTATTTCGTGAAACCTCTACTTTCCATAATATTTAACGCATTGATACAAccaattttaatacttttatacaatattGCAACATCTATCAAAGATCTTTGCGAGCCATTGGCAGAAACTGTTGGTCTATTTTTAAGAGAGATAGCAAATCTGTGTAGATCGATTAggataatagaaataagataTGAAAATAAGGGTTCTTCTACTTGA